In Pelodiscus sinensis isolate JC-2024 chromosome 19, ASM4963464v1, whole genome shotgun sequence, the DNA window atggtaatacaaataatacataATCAGGCAGGAGCCAAAGGGCTGGAGCCAAAAAAGAGAACCTGGTTCAGAGTGTCAAAGGACTAGCAGAGTCAAAAGGTAAAATTAGGCTGACCGTGGAATGTCCTTGAGAGTATGAGGAAGCACACTCTGGCCTCTTAAGACTAAAATCTTCAGTGAGTGTAAATAAAGCACTAAGGTGTCAGTAAATATTGGGCGGGGGAGGTGGGAAAGAGATGGGGGCTGAGTGCGAATAATTCATATAGTTAGATATACCCTTTTATATTGTTTTACTTTCTCTAGAATGGAGTTGTGGATGGGTTAGCCTTTGAGAACTGTGTTACTGAAAGGAACAGCCTTCAATCATGTAAAAATGAGCAGTGTCAGAGTAGTGTCAGGCTAGCGGAGTGAAATGGAAGAATCACTGAGGCTGTGGGAAACTACTAAATAAAGTTGGAAAACGGCTTGTGTCATTCGGTTTCCGACAGTACTGTTGTCTTGTTCTCAAAGAGACGTCCCCCCTCCTTTTTATGTAACACTGAAAATACGTTGTCTGGTTAATATATTACACAAGAAGTATACTAAATACTACATTTCTTCCTTTCATGAAGCATATTGCAATATGGAAAAGAAACACATTTTATTAGCGTACACAGAGCCCTAAATGAgcctttctttccctttccagaCTGTTTTACCGATACCGAGACCTGGCCCCACAGCTGGTCCCACTCAGCTACATAGATAAACCAGATGTGAAGCTCCCCTATGAACTCATTGGCAGCATGCCAGAGCTGAAGGTACAGTCCAAGGAACACAGATGGTAGATAGGGAGCCACATTTCACTTTCATCCATTTCTGCTAAATAATTCATCCTGTACTAATTACCGGGAGGCTGAAAGCTATCTGAATCCTGGCTCCCTGGGGAATAGCTCTCCAATTCCAACATCCTTCTGGAAAGGTCCAGTAGTTGCCTTTGAAAACATTTTGAAGCACCATGTAGGACAGAGAAAGCTGACGCTGGCCCTCCTGGTCTCCACGTCAGCCGTAGTACATAAAAGAGTAATAGAGCAAAGGGGTGTTTGTCTGCTACACCTGGGTTAAAATGAAGAGGGGGGCAGAACCGGACATAGCTGGGCTATGATGGAGCCCATCAGGCGCTTTGACCTAAATGATAGTGAAGACAGACCTGTTATATCCTGCATCCCTGTTCCACAGGACAATCCATTCCGTCAGCGGATTGCCGAGGTTTtctcagaggatggagatggcaACATGACTTTAGATGACTTTTTGGACATGTTTTCAGTTCTGAGTGAAATGGCTCCCAGAGACCTCAAAGCTTATTATGCCTTTAAAATCTATGGTGAGTGAGATAGGCCTACATAGTAAAGTTTGGAGGAAATCCTGGTGCTGTACATGACTCAAGGTTTCTTGATGCAAAAGCACTTAAGATTTGCACTGCCAACTGCCATCTATACATGGTCTGTGTACGTACTTTGGTACGTATATGGCCCTCATCAACGCAGCCTCTCTTAGGACAGATCTACACTTACAGCTCTGCAGTGATGCAACCGCGCTGCTGTGGCACTTCAGTGAGGATGCTATGTACACTAATGAGTGAGCATATCCTGTTGACATAAGTGCTCCACCTCCTCAGGAGGCGgtagctatgtcaacaggagaagaCTTCCTATCGGCGTAGTGCTGCCGACAGCAGGGTGATGCTGGTGGTGTTGGTACAACTACGTCATTGGGGGTGTGGATTTTCTATACCATTGAGCAACATAGTGTAGTTACACTGACATACCTTCCTAATGTAGACCAAGCCTCAAACATCTGTCGAGCTGTCCCCAGTTGATGGAGGATTCAAAACCAAACCCAGAGACTTTGCCACATATCCTTTGCCACATATTCTTAAACATACTGACCATGATGGTAACGCACAGCCTCCATTTCAAGAATCTGTTTGAAAGCACTTTTCCCATGCAGGCCCTTTTAAACAACCTACACCAGTGTAGTTAAAATGTATTCCCTTCCCCGAGCCCCTGGTCTCTCCAGAGACACAGTTACAGCAAAACAAAAGTGCTTATAGCAGCATAGCTTTTTCCCATAAAGGGGAATTGCCATAATGGTATAAGTCACCAGTATAAGTCTGTCCCTGCTAGTTACTTGTGTACTCTGTCTAGCTGTTTGGACTACATGCTTGTGAATAGCAACAATATGCATCAAAGTGCTATTCTGTAATtcccttgtgtggctgctgcaggcaTGAACTAGCATATTGTTAGTTCACACTAGCATAATCCTCTTCAAACAGGGCTACTAGgaaccttgggtatgtctacactacctccctagttcgaactagaggggtaatgtagacatacccttagttatttgtGCCCACAGCCTCCACACAGGAGAGTTACAGGGGACAACTTTGGTGTATATGGCTGTTCATATCCCCATAGGCTGAACTGCAGGGCAGCGTATCCGTAACCTAAGACTTGTACTATTTAatatataagtgtgtgtgtgttttgtttccaCAGCTCTAACTGAAATAGTTATACTGGTAAAAATTTAACTGTAGCTCAAGGCTAAGGAGGACACATAGGTTCTATAAATTCTTCAGCCAGCTGTACCTTGCCTGAGCAGTTatagctttttcttttttcttatgaAAAAAATTCTATCCTGGGACGACTCTGTGGTAAACCCACCATTAGCACTCGCTATCCAGTGCCAACTACTTTGCTACATACCGAACAGGTGTTTGGGTCCCTGACTGGCTTACCTGGCATGTTCAGACATGCTCTTTCTGGTCATCCATGCATCTCACATAGTAGAGCACATTAACCTATCAATGTAAGGTTTGATTAACATTTAACAATGATGTCTTTGACCAGATATCTCATTGTGGGGGTCTGGAGTTAGGGGGCAGAGTGGAAGACCACATTACTCTTATTTCCTACTTACTTCTGGGAGTTCACACCCACCAAGAACATTTCCAATGCTGTTATGCCAAATACCTCAGGGACGTCTCTCTTCAGTAAGGTGATCAACTTTGATTTGTTCCATGATTCCTGTCTAAAGTAGCTGGCTCTCATTCTCCTGGTGCATATACTGTGTTTCCATCTCAGCAGATGCAGAGATATCTAGATGTGACTTCCATTTTTCTTACCATAGTAAATTTACAGGTCCTACAGCCTTTGCCACATATCCATTTTTGTCTTGCCATTCAATTCTTTTGTGCCCTGGAATATCCTTcccctttaaaaatgtatttaattaagcACTTGAGTTGCTCAGATCTGGCCTTACTGGGACTGAAAGATACAGCTGATTAGAGTGTGACATCTGCTGGAGAATTCACAGTGCTTCCATCAGATTAGTTGTTTCATCTCCCATCCTCATGATTAGAGGAAGCAGCATTTAAGAAAAAAGCTATTAGGTGCTTTGAAATGCTCAGCCTTCGTGAAATTAGGTACCTCAACTCCAATGGGGTCTTTGAAAAGCCTTGTTTTATAGCAGAGTTTCTCAGAGGGCAAGTTTAAGAACAGaaatagtttaaaacaaaaaaagcagtcatgtcgctctttaaagactaacaagatagtttattaggtgatgagctttcgtggggcagacccacttcctcagatcagcgggtctgccccatgaaagctcatcaccaaataaactatcttgttagcctttaaagtgctacatgactgctttttttgtttctccaagatcagactaacacggttacctctCTGTTATTAGAAATAATTTAGTCTCTCTTTTAATATTGTTTTCAGTTGATTTTTCTTTACAACAAAAGCCGAACAACTTATTGTGCAACACAAACAGGACAGAAAGTTCTCTTAAATTCTCTTCCACTCTGAAGTGGAAGTGACTcagcatgggggagaggagaaaatcAAACAGTTCTTTTGACTGTGTTATAATGCCTTCAGTTCGTTAATATTGATTTGCTATCTGGGATCTATATGATTGAGTATGCAGAGCTTGTGGGTGGGTGCCTTTTAAGTAATTttataaatacaaattaaaaattacaaggagtgtaagggtgtgtctagactacagggcttgtcaacaaaagtggacttttgtcagcaaaactaTACCtactttttgtcaacaaaactacactgccgctgagttctgtcaacacgTCAACAGAActtagcagttttgtcaatgtctgtaaacctcattctacgaggaataacaccttttgtcggcagagttctgttgacagaaggtgttattgcatctacactgtcctttgcgtctacactgtcatgtcgacaaagcggcttcctttgtcgacagaactggatgtagtctagatgctctttgtcgacagaagctttgttgacagtatctgttgacaaaacatgTCGACAAAAGCGTGTAATCTAGATGTATCCTAAAAGTCTAAAATTCTATTTGGCAATTATTCAGAAGTATTGGGATTTGATATTGAGGCACACGCAGCTTTTCTCCATGAAAAGCCTGGGAGATATGTGGAGGACAGCGCTTTGTAATTTTGAATTTAACTCTGTTTCCTTGGACAGATTTTAACAACGATGATTACATATGCAAATCAGACTTGGAGAAAACCGTTAACAAACTGACCCGAAATGAACTTACCCCCGAGGAGGTTTGTCTTGTATGTGACAAGGTGATTGATGAAGCTGATCAAGACAATGATGGCAAACTCTCTGTGGAAGATTTTCAGCACATGATAATACGAGCACCTGATTTCCTCAGGTAACAACAGCCTTGTTAAACATCAGGAAATCCCCCTTCCTTGCTATCAGAGGCCCGTTCCAAGCACATCGTTAACAAGCACCTGCAGATTCCAAACTTTCCAGCCTGACAGTCAGGGGAATGATCTCAAACCCTAACCATTCAAAAACCTAGAGTCAACTTTCCTCTCCCTCAACtaacaagatttaaaaaatggtttGAGTTCTTTTCCAACTGTGCTCCACACCTGTGAGTGCTAGAAACTTGCTTTAAAATACACATACCAATCTCACATAATCTCATAACTCTAGGAGATGGGATTTACAAAATAGTGACAGACTCATGATAGAATTGGAAGAGTTGGCTACACTGCAATTGAAATAGtcttttaaaattacagaattttgaaacagattaattttaatattaataaatgcaaagaaatgcatactgaaaaacataatccaaactatatgcataatatgatggggaccaGATTAGCGAGATAGTGGCATCATTGTGACTAATACTCTGAAATTATCTACTCAATGTACAGCAGCTgtcaaaaatgcaaacagaatgttaggaataattaagaaagggatagagaataagggtatgtctacacagcaaagttattttgaaataacagctcttatttcgaaataactttcctagcgtctacacagccaaaccgctatttcgaaataaatttgaaatagtggagctcttattttgaatttggtaaacctcattccatgaggaataacaccaaataggtgctgtgtagacacttatttcaaaatagggggcctccagccttcccagggtgccccactccagcctcaaccaagaacacttctctccctccttgtagtccttaaaggggttgactctggccacagtgcctgtgccagctccaagcctgccagcccagagccagcagtcactgcccctgacccagtggccccaaaacatgagccagcaagccactggcagccagccctccaccgctccccaggagcagtctgccagctcccaggagcctgccagggcccagagaaggtgggtgccttcctggtccagggtagagatcatggatcttattcaggtttggggggatgcctccaacatccatgatctctgcactagatggaggaatgcagctgtctagggcaggatagctgccagcctggccaccaaaggccacatgtgaatccaggagcaggtttgcataaaaattaagttggtctggcaagacctcCCAAccgtgagccctgagcctctctcttcttccccttgcttcccccttccatatccttcctcccaggtttctccttcctctctcccaccctctcttctctcctctcccacctcttttccccagtctcaccagagtttcattccctcccccccagttttgttaaataaagagagtttgtgttcatgaaaatacgtgtattttatttgacatcaggaaggggggctaggaggggtaagtggaaggatgtgagggaggaataaggcacaagcccccagtggggcagaccagggaggctctaagtgctcctcagggttggaagctctcctgcggggcctcctagatactgacagccccctgatggacctcctggatggcagcctgcagaaagtgaagcCAGGCTTGTAGCAACACGTCTAtgagaagtaccagagtgcccaggggcagctccggctccatgttgcagagtgctgtggtgtcccaagtgagggcaaccagagcacacagagacaaactgttttgctgtccctcatcaaggtagacaagcaagcagggaaacctgagaactggctgtccgggaaaggggggggggcagcgggtccctttaagcacagacctcagatagcctcaggtagcagcctcacacagtaagtcctgacctgaagcatggctggaactggttctggccagctttaaatgcaattcagagtccactcagtgtggatgcgctatttcaaaataagctatttcgaaatgcatcttgtgtgtagatgtgttatttcgaaataagctattttgaaataacactgtagtgtagacgtaccctaagggtacgtctacactacagcgctagttcgaactaacttagttcgaattagttaattcgaactaagctaattcgaactaacgcgtctagaactaaaaactaggtccattagtgttttgctaattcgaactagcatgtccacattgagtggactctgaacagggcttaaggctggccggaagcagtgccggcagggcatcagaggaggacgtagagcgtggagatgctgtctcaggctagctgagggctgcgcttaaagggtcccgacccccaccctggacagacagttctaaggggtgccccgcttacaaaccagtcctggcttggagtgcccagagtacccacactgggcacatcacagcactcggccatcagactggctgcacttgccgcaggctgccatctgaggagagggggcaattggggggctgcaggagagcttccacccccagaagcctgcagagccagcccagtcctccccatcggtggctcatgccccattcctccctcacctccttccacttacccttccctagccccccttcttattgatgtacaaaataaaggacacgtgtgttcaaaaatagaaactctgtttatttaacaaaactcggggaaactgggaaaaggaggtgggagaggggaagagagaggctgagagaggggagggggaaaactgggaggagggagctgaaagggggaagcaagggaaaggagggggtggggaaactcaaggatcaggggtgggggtttcgccgggccaaccgcctcccagtacggcgagggagggggcctcggcatccccggggggatggggtggagggtgcggaggttgaggtggggggtgtggacattgaggaagaggttgtgggagttgaggagggagaggtgggagggggagcaggagtgggaggagggacagcagttggggggacagctggtgcaggatcagcacggggcaccatgctctgcagaaggagctgcaggttggtgctcagccctcggagctcagccagcagctcgtggcggacctgcaggtcttcccgcatccatgACCGTAGTGTGtggtgcacggcttgcagggccccaaggtgctggtcccagtattcctgctccgtgctggcagtccggagcaggccgcgggtgcgggagcatgtcccgggcggggtggtgcgcccggcacgagcagctggtgcagctgtagagacagaagagaagtggtcagttctccctggggacgcaggggatgatgcccagccccctccccaactctgcaacgtgagggtgaccatgtcctgtaccgtcacagccgctgtgcttgtacagaggccatggtcaggatgtctggctctccccgggactgggagctgccccaagaccgcacccatgtccctgtgccatgtatagtgtggccggggcggcggggggggggggaaggggagatgtcccctgcctccgtgtagaggggacatgtgaagggaaatcatcctgctgggtcctgccccggggtcgggagcatgtcacatctctttgcacaagcatgtgcctattgggcaatggcccctgggtgtcacgcagctggagccacctgcccaagggtggcatggcacgtgctcgcacgtgcacaggtgtctgcgtgatccgtggaaggcatggcccacgcgcgcggtccctggtctccctcccacttcccccccaaactacttaattcaaactacttacctggtacggtctccctggacgacactgctggcggtgacccttctggtgtgcccaggtcagggccctctggtcccggctcgatgtcccccgggctggcacggaccgccctgccccccaatagttggtggagggcagtgaagtaggggcaggtggcagcccctgccctggcgtacgcctggcgcagctttttaattttaatgcgcacctgctcctgggtgcgcctgtgtcccctgctggccatggcggctgctatgcgcccatagacggccgcgttcctcctcctagtgcggagatcatggacattgggggcctgcccccaaacctcaatgaggtccatgacctccgcactagtccaggaggccgcgcgccgtctacggcccctggctggcccctgggtgctgggggactgggcaggggacgtgtcactggcactggctgcctggctcatggtggggccactggttcggggcagagactcctggcagggctggctgactctagtgccgtctggccagagtctacccctttaagggcccggggctgggggagagaagaattttcctggttgtgcccagagaggccaccagggggaacctgggaagggctagcctcccactagttcgaactaaagggctacacagcccttagttcgaactagctagttcgaactaggcttaatcctcgtaaaatgaggtttacctagttcgaactaagcgctccgttagttcgaattaagttcgaactaacggagcgctagtgtagcacctaggaaagttagttcgaactaacgtccgttagttcgaactaactttgtagtgtagacataccctaagacataccctgctatataaatccatggtacacccacatcttgaatactgtgtgcagatgtggttgtctcatctaaaatttta includes these proteins:
- the CIB3 gene encoding calcium and integrin-binding family member 3 isoform X2, with the translated sequence MGNKQTIFTPEQLDAYQDCTFFTRKEILRLFYRYRDLAPQLVPLSYIDKPDVKLPYELIGSMPELKDNPFRQRIAEVFSEDGDGNMTLDDFLDMFSVLSEMAPRDLKAYYAFKIYDFNNDDYICKSDLEKTVNKLTRNELTPEEVCLVCDKVIDEADQDNDGKLSVEDFQHMIIRAPDFLSTFHIRI
- the CIB3 gene encoding calcium and integrin-binding family member 3 isoform X1, translating into MGNKQTIFTPEQLDAYQDCTFFTRKEILRGQGTLISKVRLFYRYRDLAPQLVPLSYIDKPDVKLPYELIGSMPELKDNPFRQRIAEVFSEDGDGNMTLDDFLDMFSVLSEMAPRDLKAYYAFKIYDFNNDDYICKSDLEKTVNKLTRNELTPEEVCLVCDKVIDEADQDNDGKLSVEDFQHMIIRAPDFLSTFHIRI
- the CIB3 gene encoding calcium and integrin-binding family member 3 isoform X3 encodes the protein MGNKQTIFTPEQLDAYQDNPFRQRIAEVFSEDGDGNMTLDDFLDMFSVLSEMAPRDLKAYYAFKIYDFNNDDYICKSDLEKTVNKLTRNELTPEEVCLVCDKVIDEADQDNDGKLSVEDFQHMIIRAPDFLSTFHIRI